Within the Hevea brasiliensis isolate MT/VB/25A 57/8 chromosome 2, ASM3005281v1, whole genome shotgun sequence genome, the region CATTCTTATGTAACCATTTTCTCCCATGTAGGCCCCCATGAATTCTTAATAATTATGTAATTCAATCCTACGGCTGCCACTACATGATCTAGCTCAGCTCTACATAAAACATCAAAAACACCCTATGTACAAGAAGGAAACCCTCCATTGAGTAGTTACATAACTCGATCATCATAAAATGGCTATGCATATTAGGGGCTTTCTCACCAAGAATTTATATCGAATCAAATatagttaaatttttattttgatttaatttaatattttaatttaattttgatttagcttcagtttaattttaatttttttaggtaCGGTTATGTTAAAATTTAATCCTCCGAAaagattttatattatatttattataaagaGTCCAACATGAGTtaccattttaattttaaatttaattgtcatttaaaatataataagattTTGTTATGTCAAAATTATTTCCTTTATTAACTTAAATTTTAttgtattaatataaataattaatgccAATCTAAATAGCTTGGTTGGTCAGTGTAGAAAGTGGGGAAGTCTTGAGTTCGAATCCCCCATCTTTCTCTTCTAAATTCACTAATATTTACTTATGAATAATCTCATATTTACCATTAGAATAAAAACAGgttctatttaaatttattaatttaccattattatttaataatctcatattaatttattaataatctcatattactatttaaatttattaaatttaaatttaaatttattaatctaTGAATAATCTCATATTTACCATTattaatacaaataaaaaaatgataGATTTTTTTgacataatttataatttatctttatGATACACAACTTAAttagttataataaaattatatatatatatatatattcagttCGGTAATCAGTCCATATTTTAATGCTTGAAACTGAATTAAAAtagtaatataaatttttaatttgattcaatttaattcatacaatatcaattttttaaattttaatttaatttaatttaattttaaaattcagttTGAGACACCAAAAACTGTGCAGCCCTAATACATATACATGATCTTGGAGCATCGTTAAATAATATACTTACCCTATTATAAAACTGGTACCCCATTATAAAACTGGAAGTGCCTACCAGAACCATGAATGCCGACGCTGAGGGGCTGATTTGCAAGTGAATTCAAAAAACAATCTTCACTGTCCTTGGGCACGTCCCCGCACCCACTAATGGTTACTACTTCCGATTCTTTCTGCAACACAAAACAAAGGAATCTTATGGACAAGGCCTGTTTACTAAATAGGCTTTATGGGTCTTGGGCTTCCTTTTATATGTTGAGGTTTTCTTGGACAAATGGAGTTCAGTTTTTTACCTTCATCTTACAAGGGATATATAGATAATCTTCTTCCTTGAGGAGTCCACCACTGGAGACAACGTACGCAAAAGCATTATCCATGAGTCCTCCATTGCAGCGATTGTTATTGGTAGTGTCACAATCGATCAACTCTGTCTCTGAAAGATCGGTCAAATTTCCTGTGAAAATCTGATCTATGCCTCTATTGCGGCTATTGTTGAAAATGCACAGGAACTACCTATATCATGCACATGCACCACTTTCATTCAATAGTAATTACTCAATTCAACCATTGGCTCAGAGAGAAAGGGATAGTAGTGGAAGCTTACCGCATGAAACTTGGTTCTTGACACTAGTAACAGCTCCTTTTTTTCTCCAATCCACATACTCGGGAATATTCTCAAGATCGTTGTAAATGAATTCTTCAGGACTCTCTCTTCTTTTAGATAAGTTAGGCTTCAATCCTAGaaacttcttcttgaactcttcATGGCTCAAATCTGCAAACTGATTGAGTCCAAGCCAGTAGTTTTTAACCTTCTTATTAGTCTCATCAATATGAATCACGTTATCTTTGAAAATTTCGAATTTTTGCAACTTCTCATCAACACGCACATAAACCTTTCCAAATTTTGACATCCATGATTCGAAAAGATCTATGAGTTTGTTATCGGATGTCAAGTCTTCTGGGGAATAGCCAACGATTGAGAAATCGTGAGCAAATCCCAAGTGGGCAAAGGAAGAAGACACAGAGAACACAAGAAGAAGCATAAGAAAATATGAAGAGAGAGCCATTGGGTTGGGTTTAACAATGGGCACAAAGTAGATTGGAGGAATGGATGATGGAGTGAGTGGCTTATATAGATCGTGTTTGAGGTATTGCTTTCAAGCATGTATAGTTCTTGAATATTTGCTGAATAGGAATCTTTATAAGTATATTATCATATCATTTATGGTATTATTATAATTATCATAAAGATATATCATTCACATAACAAATCTAAGTTTGAGTGCTCATTTATAACATAATAAGTTCATATACCTGAAAGCTAAATACATCTGACTATATATGAtaaacaataaaataaattttacaatGGCATTATCAttctaattaaattattgaatGTAATAAAATTATCCATTTAACGTTGAaatcattttaaataaaaaaacaacTCAATTTACAAAAAGATAATTTAcagtaaaaaaaaagaaatatttgCAATTAAAATCATATCCATTCATTAATCGATCTAATGATAAATTTCTTAAAAACAATgcacaaattaaaattttcatcaaaaacatTGTTTACATCATTCTAAACTAGCATTAAGATTTATACCAGCATATTaaaaaattagaatttatttatatTCAGCTTCAATGAATGTTGTAGCAAAGAGATCTATGTAGAATGAGAAGAACGAAAAATTGTAAATGGAGATTGCTTCAGTACTGCAGAGAAAGCAAGTGCAAACCCCAATAGCCTATATGAATTAATGGGGGAATGCAGGAAATAAGGCCCAAAGTCTTTCCGTGGATCGAAAATGACAATTTCCAAATCATTATGGACTCGTTAGTTCATGTTCTCATGCATAAAATCTTAAGATGATGACTTGTTTCACTAgtttaaaatataatcaaataaatatcTCATTATTCGCAGTCTAAATCTCCATTTGTTtgctaaaattatttttcatttttactAATATAAAGTTATTTTTGAAAGAAAATGACTTTTTTTCAAAGAGAAAATTATATTTTGAACTTTGATAATCATATTAAATTGTGaaaacacttatacatatataatataaatacatatggtaatttagtgtttaatttagTGAGATGACCTTGTCCCACCTCAATTCAACTCTCCAAACTAGCATAATGACTAAATATTGTATCTGCTTAGGAATGTAATAGGAGGTGGCAGCGGATTGTCAAGTGATTCGTCTCATTGAGTACCATCTCGAATTCAGTGATAGATCCATTTCTATAGATTTAAGTTAAATCAATGACGTTGACCGGTAACCCTAGGCTTTTAGCATAAGGGAGTTATAATTATCATATTCGGAGAGCTTTTATTTTgtacattttaaaaaaaatatgtattattagtttaatattataacaaaataatgaaaaatataattttatgaaaaataaaatatttttttagaaaacaaTTTTCTATAGAAAGCATTTTATATACCAATTATTTCCCGCGAGACAAAAGGAGCTTAAATATTACATGATTGTAGAGAGTTGGAGAACCTTTTAACAATTGCACCAACTATAACAAGCTCTTAAAATATCGAATTGCTTGTATTTGTAACCAATTTTTTGCCTTGGAAAAACATGTTTCACggttaagaaaatttaaatagagAATTGATCACAATTCTCTCATGCACGCTCGTAATGTGAACATACGTACACTACACTCTGGCTTTTCTTTAGCCTAAAAAACCACATATTATCGAGGAATTATTAAGTGCACTCGGTATATATACACCTTCTCTCACAATTATGTGAGACCCACTCCCTATATAATAGGAAAGATCCATTTTCTGTGAAAGAAAGAATACTATTTTTTAGTGCTCCTGATGTACCTAATAATTAGCCCATATTATCGTATAAGCTAATTGAAATTATGGccatctcatccatatatttgcCATAACTTATATACTTTATTTTATATGGGAATGGGATGTTATTTCCACGTTCATGGCTATTGTAACCTCTACAAAagggaaaattttaaaatacgaGGCATTGTAAAGTGAAAGCTGTAACAATGAATTGAGGGCTTGGAAGTTTGGATAACCCTGGCTTGGGGGAAGGGGGAGAACAGTTAAACTGAAAGACCGTTGAAGGAATTAAAAGCAGAAAAAAGTAATTGATTTGGAATGCAATTGCGTACACAACCCTCCAAAGATGGCATCGCACTACTATTATTAATGCCCTAAACGACAAGACATTTTAACTCTTCGTGAGTACTTCCCCGAAGGCCCCACAAACCCTGCACATCACCCACGAACGTGCGCCCAACTGCATTGTGTATATATATAGACAGAGATAGATATGCATTCGTACATGATGTTCATTAGGAGGTTCCGGTTAATGTACGATCATTGAAGTGGGCGTTTCAGCAAATATATAGCTGAAATGGGATCTGCCGCAAAGATTTGAGCTAGCTCTattattgaaaattgaaatgccATTCATTTATCAGTGAATCCACCTATACTATCCACTATCTTTACGTTTGAATTGAAGGAAGgagaataataaaagaaaaataaaaaaataataataaaaataaaatatattttttctctcatagagagagaaaaatattagagaaaattttattttataaataataaaattataatcttactcctaaattaaaaaataaaaatttattaaatataaaaatatatttgtaactttctttttttttcttcttactTCCTTTCACTGTAGAGAGAAAGTAGAAgtggataaaaaaaattttattttcctctcaaatttttctttcctctttatTTTCTACTAATTTAaacacaaaataataaaaaataaaattatttttctctaaaattttatttcctcCCTTATTTTCTTTCTATACAAACATAGTGTAACTCCAGCAAAAGATGGTTGTTCAATTCTAAAATAATGGGTCGTcctcagtcttgactttaccctgTCATGTCCCTCTCCCTGGAGTCCTTGGTGTCTTTACAATGACAAACGAGTAAGGCAGGTGGTGGGTGGAAGGCACCTTCCCTTCGCCTCCCTATTTACTATCATATCCCTTGTGATTGGAGTAACTTTGTGATATCATTGTGATTTCATGTAGTAGATCTATATGGAATAACAAATTAATGAGTGATTTAATTAGAAGAACTTGTTTTGTTATTGTAcatttaaatcttaattattatCATGCAATTTATGGTAGGGTTGCAAATCAAACAAGAAACAAGGCCAAATGGGTTGAAggtgtttttttattattataacagaAGGTATATCCCACATCCAATAGATTAATCATCCTCTAGCTTTTTAGAATAATTTAAGAAATCCAAAGAATAGATAGTGAGACTCCCAAACTCCAACTTGGGATGTTGTCATTTTTGAGTCTCAAAAGTTAATCATTCAGCTAACACCTCAGTAGCAAATGGGTTGCGTATCTGATAGAGATGATAAGAGTAAAAACAGGGCCTAAGGGCAAATCGGTTGAAGTTTTCTTTGGCTGCAGGAGATGTATTTGTATTCACCAGATTAATAACCTTCTGTTCTCTTAGAATAATTTAGAAACTTCAAATGAAAAATAGCGAGACATGACATTTCCTTAAAATCGAAATTGAAATGACACAGTTCTTTTGATTCTCAGTGTTAACCATCCAGCGAACGCTCATCTAATCGGCAAATGGGTTGATGTTATCCCATGTGATAATGGAAAATAAGAGGACTGCAGTGCAGGGTGATCAGGGCAAGAACCAGAGCTAGAGACGATTGAAAATAATAGTAACAATTATAAGGAAGTGAAGGAGTAGATATATAGGAGTAGGCTGCAATCTAGGCTTATGCAGTAGACAGCATTAGATTCTGGGGTGGTGTTATCTTTTACTTGGGTGACTCACCAAGATCTAGACGCCTAGGTTTCCAacctttttttattttcatttttctatatatatatatatatatatatatatatatatatatatatatatatatatatatatatatatataatacacgTGCAACGCCGACACCCCTTTTATGATATCCCCATAAATGCTTCTTCTCATTGCTCTCATATGAAAATCAAACATCGCACCCTAAGCTAGGGTTTCAGTAATCGCAGTGTCTTCGTGCGCTTCTGCTGACAAACAATATTACCTGCTCCTAGAACTTGCACGCGATCCGGTTCGAATCGATTAATCATTAATTTCAGATTAAATTTTAAGGTTAATCGAAATTAGATTGAATCAAATTAGATTGAAGATGTTCACCCTATTTTTAATGGTAATCTAGATTCAATTTATTTTGatcaaatttaataattagacTATTTAAACCATTTGATTTTGATCATATTTAAAGTTACGACTTTAATcatttgaaaattaattaattttgatctaatttctatttttaattgaattatggTCAGATTTTTACACTGATTTTAATATCAAattcgatttaatttaattttaacaatttaatcattatattttaattttttttgtaatagtttaaatttattaattaggtGATGCTGATGATTAACTTGCTGCTCAAAATAAAGGAAGGCTGTTCTTGTGCATTCTCATTTACTCTCCCCTTCCGTGGACTGCACAATCTCACCaactcttgttttttttttttttttttttttaacatataattctttctctttatttttaaaaaaataataaaaacctaTTCCCTGATTGGATTCCACTCCTCTTCAGGTGCGTTCCTGCAGTAGGTCCTTCCCTTATCTCTCCTCAAATCTCGCTTAGCTTCGCTTCTCCTTCGGTTTCAGTGCTTAAATTCCCTATATATCACACCTCATAATAACCCTTTTCTCTTCACTACTCACCGTTCTCTTCTCTTGTTACAACATCCAACTCCATCTCTTGGAAAATGTTGACTGTGGAAGAGCTTCTGTTTGAGCTCACTGGGGAAGATGGAAATGACCAAGGTTTGCCACCAGGGTTTAGATTCCATCCAACTGATGAAGAGCTTATAACCTTCTATCTTGCTTCAAAGGTCTTTAATGGGAACTTTCGTGGAGTGGAAATCGCTGAAGTTGACCTTAACAGATGTGAGCCCTGGGAGCTTCCAGGTATACgctttgttttttttcttttttcaagatgaaattgtactttatttttttgCTTGCGATTCGCTATTCTTGTCATTGGAATAGCAACTTTCAAGATTCTGCAAATGAATATCTCTTCTTTTTCCCTTTTTCATATGTGAAGAAGCATTTGGTTTCGTTTCTTTCCTTGTTCTTGATTGAGTAAAACTGATTGATCAGTTAAGCTTAGGCTGGATATATTCACTCTAATGAACTGTTTTTTTTACTTGAGGATCGACGATTCACTAGTAAACATAAACTGCAGGAGCTAAGCTTTAGACATTTCACTTAAACCTCACAAATGCAGCAAACTAAATTATGATCTTAAAATCTCACGAGCCTTGTGATGGATGTCTTCTTGTGAGTATTGCACAACTCGATAAATCAACAATATATTACTCTCTCGATCTTGTGAGCCTTATTGTAATAAGACATCATAGGGTCTTCATTAGATTATTGAACTGCTGACATTATCATAGCAATGACTAGCTCATTTAAGTCTATTATATCCGAGAAACTCAAGCAAACGACGGTTTTGTTTAAAGTCCAAAGGTTCTTGATCTATTTCTTGCAGATATACACGAATATTTTAGGGATTAAAATCGCTGTCGTGAAGTTGAGTATGATACACACATACCCTTTAAGCTATTCCCCACCATACATTTTGGCTAGAAAATTTAGCCATACTCTGAAAGTAGATTAACTTGTGACGAATCCCAATTCATTAAATGCACATTTGATAATGGTGTGGCTGTGTCCTTGGTTTTTGTTGTTAATCAGATGTGGCAAAAATGGGGGAGAGGGAGTGGTACTTCTTCAGCCTGAGGGACAGGAAGTATCCAACTGGGCTAAGAACAAATAGAGCAACCGGAGCTGGGTACTGGAAGGCCACAGGGAAAGATAGGGAAGTGTACGGTGCCTCAAGTGGTGCTTTACTTGGCATGAAGAAGACCTTGGTTTTCTACAAGGGCAGAGCTCCAAGAGGTGAGAAGACCAAGTGGGTCATGCACGAGTACCGCTTGGACGGTGATTTTTCCTACCGCCACACGTGCAAGGTAAGTGTGGGAGTCATCCCTCTCCTTCCCACAGGTGCTTGTGGGGAATCAAGCTATAATTTCTTGCACACACCATCTCTCTCTCTTGTCCTTTTCTGGGTTGACTTGGTGTATGTGCAAGCCGACTAGGCCATTTTCACTCCATTATTCACCTTCGGGGTAGTTTCTGACGTGATTGCTTTGATTTAACATGCCCTATTTTGGTGTCAAATGGCTCTTGCATTTATTAGTCCTACAGAAAATTCATGACATCTGCATTAGGATTGCCGCAACATTTTTTATGTACTTGAACCCTGCTTGGAACATGCTGCCTACTAATATTTATTACGCTATCATATAAAGATCTTATCGTCCTTGAAATATGGTTGCTTTGCAGGAGGAATGGGTGATTTGCAGGATATATCACAAAATTGGGGAAAAGAGAAATGGCCTTGTTCAAGGGCAAGGCTTCCTCTTGGAAACTTCATCACCACCCATCTCTTGTTCCTTGCCTTCATTGCTTGAAGCCCAATCTACCATATTAGAATGTCAAGCTCAGGCTCCAACCGAGGTCCTCCAAAATCCTTTTCTGATTCACCAACGAGAAAGTGATCTCAAAAGTTTACTAGTCTCCCAATCTCACGTACTCTCAGTAAATGGGTTATTCCAACCCTCTTTTTCCCCATCTCCCATGACAATCAACACCAGAGAAACAAACAAAAACACAGACACAAACACCAATAACAACCCATCACCATCTATGCTCATCAAGTCCCTTCTCTCGCATCAAGATTGCACTTTGAAGGAACAATCCACTATTCCCAAACACTGCAAGACAGAGGCAAACTTTTCCCATTTTCAACAACCTGAAGCTAACTTGAACTGGGTGGATAAGATTCATCCAAGCCAATACCAATATCCAGTGTCTTTTGAGATGGATTGCAATGTTTTGGGGCTCTTAACAGCTGCTAGTGACTCAGACATTACGACCCATGAGATGTCCACTTCAATTGTTTTCAACAAGGCCGGCTTTCAGATGATGTTAGATACTCCAATCAGACTCCCTGCAGAATCTTGGCAGCTAGATACTAATTAAGATCTTCGAGTGTCAAAACAGCTAGTGCCATAGTAGTTCATACGTATACAACATACCATCAATAGAATATGTAGCCCCTGATGAGTTAATTAATGTACTGCAGCAGTAAATGTAGCGCTAGCAATCCTAAGGTTCATCCATTCATGCAAGAATATCTGGGTAATATTTTAGATATTTTAAAGATAATGTGTTTGTTTTTATTTGACACCTCTCTTCCGGGACTCttatgtgtgtgtgtgcgtgtgtggAGAGGGTGAGCAGCAAAAGGCGCTGTTAGATGTGACACGGTTGATGGGATTGGAGGTTCCTGTATTTTAACGTCACTTGTTGTTGATGATTGATGATGGGATTGGGTGAGGGTCCCTTTGCATGCATGCGCGCTGTGTAGGGGTCTGTCCAACTGTATCCGGCCCTATAAACTGTGTCTAGACAGACAAAGCTTGGATATATCTAAAAAGCTTTGCATGATTCATAAAGTCGCTGACAATGGCATCGTGAATTTGTTCTTGTAAAATTATGTAACGCACAAATTCTGGTTAAATAAACGTACAAAAGACAGCCACCTGAGCCATTAACAGCTACCTCTACAAGTATCACATGTAGCATTGGTCATGATGGCTAATCTACCTGTTAATCATGACAGAGTTTGGTACGATCCAACAGGGACGTTGATAGCAGGAGAAATTATCCAGGAATTTCACGGAAATCAGAGTTTCTGTTCTTCAATTTCATTCTGTGGTTCCTCAACACAAAATTCTCGATTCGAATATTAGCCGCCATCGGCCCAACCCTTCATCCTGGACATCTCACTCTTACGTAGCCACTGGGCCAGGAACTAGAAACGAGATGTGTTTTCTGGGCCGAGCAGAGAGCAATAAATACAGTAAACTCACGTTCCAGTCTACGAAAAATGGTAGCCAAGTCTCCATACAACTCATCCACGTAGAAGAAAGCAAATTAATAAAAATGGGCTTGGGGACCTCCACATGAGGAAGGTAATGCACCTAGCAAAGTTCAACAAATGTAGCATGCCTTTTACCATTCTAAAGAATTAACACTCATCTAAAAAATTTGCTAAGGTTAATCCGTTACGCCTAAAACTAGTAAGACTTTCAGCTACAAAGTCATAATCAAGAAATAAAAAGCTGCAATATGTAGCAAACCATACCATATGGTCTCATTTATAACATGTACTCATCACTCATTACCAATTGAGAATGTCAGATTTGGCAATGACTTGAGCTCCATTAGATTACAGAGAGCACCAATGTTTAATCAGTATTATGAATCATTCAGAATTTATTCCACAATATGCTTGATGGGGCAGCATGCGGCATTGATTAACTAGATAATGTTTATGATGAGCAATTTCCAAGAAAAAAGATCTACAACTCGAAGTTGTTCAAGTCAAAATAATaagcattttcattcacaaactatCTACTCATGAAATCCAA harbors:
- the LOC110669253 gene encoding protein CUP-SHAPED COTYLEDON 3, whose amino-acid sequence is MLTVEELLFELTGEDGNDQGLPPGFRFHPTDEELITFYLASKVFNGNFRGVEIAEVDLNRCEPWELPDVAKMGEREWYFFSLRDRKYPTGLRTNRATGAGYWKATGKDREVYGASSGALLGMKKTLVFYKGRAPRGEKTKWVMHEYRLDGDFSYRHTCKEEWVICRIYHKIGEKRNGLVQGQGFLLETSSPPISCSLPSLLEAQSTILECQAQAPTEVLQNPFLIHQRESDLKSLLVSQSHVLSVNGLFQPSFSPSPMTINTRETNKNTDTNTNNNPSPSMLIKSLLSHQDCTLKEQSTIPKHCKTEANFSHFQQPEANLNWVDKIHPSQYQYPVSFEMDCNVLGLLTAASDSDITTHEMSTSIVFNKAGFQMMLDTPIRLPAESWQLDTN